The following proteins come from a genomic window of Paenibacillus sp. CAA11:
- the prfA gene encoding peptide chain release factor 1, which translates to MLDRLQSLVDRYEKLSELLCDPDVASDTKKLRDYSKEQSDLQPAYEAYTEYRTVMEELAAAKEMQAEKLDDEMREMVKMEIEDLSKRQTELEEKIRILLLPKDPNDDKNVIVEIRGAAGGDEAALFAADLYRMYTRFADSQGWKVDLMDVNESDLGGFKEVIFMINGRGAYSKMKYESGAHRVQRIPATESGGRIHTSTSTVAVMPEAEEVDIEILDKDIRVDTFCSSGAGGQSVNTTKSAVRVTHIPTGIVATCQDGKSQNSNKEKALQVLRARIFDMMRQEEEAKYAGERKSKVGTGDRSERIRTYNFPQSRVTDHRIGLTMHKLDQVMNGEIEEIVSALTIAEQSEMMDKGE; encoded by the coding sequence TTGTTGGACCGACTTCAATCCCTGGTCGACCGCTATGAGAAGCTGAGCGAGCTGCTCTGCGATCCAGATGTGGCGAGCGATACGAAGAAGCTGCGGGATTATTCCAAAGAACAATCGGATTTACAGCCGGCTTATGAGGCGTACACCGAATATAGAACCGTCATGGAAGAGTTGGCTGCAGCTAAAGAGATGCAAGCCGAGAAGCTGGATGACGAGATGCGCGAAATGGTTAAGATGGAAATTGAAGATCTAAGCAAGCGGCAGACGGAACTCGAAGAGAAGATCCGTATTCTACTGCTGCCTAAGGATCCTAATGATGATAAAAACGTGATTGTGGAAATCCGTGGTGCAGCGGGCGGAGATGAAGCTGCCTTGTTTGCTGCGGACTTGTACCGGATGTATACCCGCTTTGCGGATAGTCAAGGCTGGAAGGTAGACCTGATGGACGTGAATGAGAGCGATCTCGGCGGCTTCAAAGAAGTTATCTTCATGATCAACGGCCGCGGCGCTTACAGCAAGATGAAGTACGAAAGTGGGGCTCACCGGGTGCAGCGGATTCCAGCAACGGAATCCGGCGGACGGATTCATACCTCCACTTCAACCGTAGCGGTTATGCCTGAGGCTGAGGAAGTGGATATCGAGATCCTTGATAAGGACATCCGCGTGGATACGTTCTGCTCCAGCGGCGCTGGCGGGCAGTCTGTCAACACGACCAAATCCGCGGTGCGGGTAACCCATATTCCGACTGGAATTGTGGCGACCTGCCAGGACGGCAAATCACAGAACTCCAATAAGGAGAAGGCGCTTCAGGTGCTTAGAGCACGGATCTTTGACATGATGCGTCAAGAAGAGGAAGCGAAGTATGCTGGTGAGCGGAAGAGCAAGGTCGGAACAGGCGACCGAAGCGAACGGATCCGGACTTACAACTTCCCCCAGAGCCGTGTGACCGATCACCGCATTGGTCTAACGATGCATAAGCTGGATCAAGTGATGAACGGAGAGATTGAGGAAATTGTGTCTGCTCTGACGATTGCAGAACAGTCTGAGATGATGGACAAAGGAGAATAA
- the fni gene encoding type 2 isopentenyl-diphosphate Delta-isomerase — MLAPPETSSHQEASSKITSKRKTEHIRICLQEEVEGQGITTGFENYRFKHNAVPEVDFDRICLETSFLQRSVRTPLLISSMTGGSPEAAVINERLAEAAERRGWAMGVGSIRAAVEREELAGTFAVRKLAPSVPIIANLGAIQLNYGFGAEDCRRAVDIAGADMLVLHLNSLQEVFQPEGNTAFGGLLKRIEGLCRELEVPVGVKEVGWGIDAETAKRLANAGVAFIDVAGAGGTSWSQVEKHRSADSLRREAATAFADWGIPTADSIREVRGMLPGAAIIGSGGLQSGVDAAKALALGADLAGFGRALLGPAVRSEAEVDASLARVELELRIAMFGIGAGSISALRGTTRLIRRES, encoded by the coding sequence ATTCTTGCCCCACCAGAGACTTCAAGCCATCAAGAGGCATCCAGCAAGATTACCTCGAAGCGGAAGACAGAGCATATTCGGATCTGCTTACAGGAAGAGGTAGAAGGACAGGGGATTACCACGGGCTTCGAGAATTACCGTTTTAAGCATAATGCTGTACCGGAGGTGGATTTTGACCGAATTTGCTTAGAGACGTCCTTCCTTCAACGCTCAGTACGTACGCCGCTCTTAATCAGCTCCATGACTGGGGGCAGCCCGGAAGCAGCTGTGATCAATGAACGGCTGGCAGAAGCTGCTGAGCGCAGAGGCTGGGCGATGGGGGTTGGTTCCATCCGGGCTGCTGTCGAGCGGGAGGAGCTTGCCGGTACCTTTGCTGTGCGGAAGTTGGCGCCATCTGTGCCCATTATCGCGAATCTTGGCGCGATCCAGCTAAACTATGGATTTGGCGCTGAGGACTGCCGGCGGGCTGTGGATATTGCAGGGGCCGATATGCTGGTGCTGCATCTGAACAGCCTTCAGGAGGTTTTTCAGCCGGAGGGAAATACAGCCTTTGGTGGGCTGTTAAAGCGAATAGAAGGGCTGTGCCGTGAGCTGGAGGTCCCGGTCGGTGTGAAGGAAGTGGGCTGGGGCATTGATGCCGAGACGGCAAAGCGCCTGGCCAATGCCGGCGTAGCCTTCATTGACGTGGCGGGTGCGGGCGGCACGTCTTGGAGCCAGGTCGAGAAGCACCGCAGCGCGGATTCGCTGCGGCGTGAAGCGGCCACGGCATTCGCCGACTGGGGCATTCCGACCGCGGATTCCATCCGCGAGGTGCGCGGAATGCTGCCGGGCGCCGCGATCATCGGCAGCGGCGGGCTTCAGTCCGGCGTTGACGCGGCGAAGGCCTTGGCGCTGGGCGCCGACCTTGCCGGGTTCGGCCGCGCGCTGCTCGGCCCGGCCGTCCGCTCCGAGGCCGAAGTGGATGCGAGCCTTGCCCGCGTTGAGCTGGAGCTGCGGATCGCAATGTTCGGCATCGGCGCAGGAAGCATATCGGCGCTGCGCGGAACAACACGGCTCATCCGAAGGGAGAGTTAA
- the cls gene encoding cardiolipin synthase, whose amino-acid sequence MRRGIQIALIAAILIAFYLFGFNIFGKFGGTLVSIFQTLTVLTIGLAIFMENRNPSSTLAWILVLALLPIVGLVFYFLFGQNYFKRRKYDKKLQEDLQAYERIDHNGLVLPGDMSQFTEDQQQLLRLSQRIARTPFSLATRTRVLTNGQETFGSLLNELKKAKHHIHMQYYIYRSDEIGREIQQTLIEKAKAGVEVRFMYDAVGSLGLSPVFLNEMRAAGVEIGVFGAVRFLSLSSRVNYRNHRKIVVIDGNTGFIGGLNVGDEYLSRSKTYGFWRDTHMLFKGEAVRSLQIIFLQDWKYVTGKTIMGQEYLSPELERGCSGAVQILPSGPDNETRSLKNVIFAMITSAKKSVWLATPYFIPDDDILTALKVAALSGLDVRVLFPAKPDKWLPFLASHSYFPSLLDAGVKIYEYEKGFLHSKLLIADGEVATVGTANMDMRSFHLNFEVNALLVQTDSIRKIVQDFERDLLSTKLIERKAFMKKKIFVRIMESAARLMSPLL is encoded by the coding sequence ATGAGACGCGGAATACAAATTGCCCTCATTGCAGCGATATTAATCGCATTCTATTTATTTGGGTTCAACATCTTCGGCAAATTCGGGGGAACACTGGTTAGTATCTTCCAGACCTTGACGGTGCTTACGATTGGTTTAGCCATATTTATGGAGAATCGAAATCCCTCAAGCACGCTGGCCTGGATTCTTGTGCTGGCGCTTCTGCCGATCGTCGGTTTAGTTTTTTATTTCCTGTTCGGCCAAAATTATTTCAAACGCAGAAAATACGACAAAAAGCTCCAAGAGGACCTTCAGGCATATGAACGGATAGATCATAACGGGCTGGTACTCCCAGGGGATATGTCCCAATTTACAGAGGATCAACAGCAGCTGCTGCGCCTGTCCCAACGGATCGCCCGAACCCCATTCTCGCTGGCGACCCGCACCCGTGTGCTGACCAACGGACAGGAGACCTTCGGCTCTCTTCTTAATGAGCTCAAGAAGGCGAAGCATCATATCCATATGCAGTATTACATTTACCGATCGGATGAGATTGGCCGCGAGATTCAGCAGACCTTGATTGAGAAGGCCAAAGCCGGTGTTGAGGTCAGATTTATGTATGATGCAGTGGGCAGTCTTGGCCTCTCGCCCGTTTTTCTTAACGAAATGCGTGCTGCAGGGGTAGAGATCGGCGTGTTCGGTGCCGTGCGTTTTCTATCGCTGTCAAGCCGGGTTAACTATCGGAACCACCGGAAAATCGTCGTGATTGACGGTAATACCGGTTTTATTGGCGGCCTGAATGTAGGGGACGAATATTTGAGCCGCAGCAAAACCTATGGTTTCTGGCGGGACACGCATATGCTGTTTAAGGGAGAAGCGGTACGTTCGCTGCAAATTATTTTTCTGCAGGACTGGAAATATGTAACCGGCAAAACCATTATGGGCCAGGAATATTTGTCTCCAGAGCTGGAACGGGGCTGCAGCGGTGCGGTACAAATTCTGCCAAGCGGACCGGATAACGAGACAAGGTCACTGAAGAATGTGATCTTCGCTATGATTACGTCGGCCAAAAAGTCGGTGTGGCTGGCGACGCCTTACTTCATCCCGGATGATGATATTTTAACGGCGCTTAAGGTTGCTGCGTTATCAGGGCTCGATGTGCGTGTGCTGTTCCCAGCAAAGCCGGATAAGTGGCTCCCTTTCCTGGCATCGCATTCTTATTTTCCTTCTTTGCTGGATGCAGGGGTTAAGATTTATGAATATGAAAAAGGCTTCCTGCATTCCAAGCTGCTGATTGCTGACGGGGAGGTAGCTACAGTAGGCACTGCCAACATGGATATGCGGAGCTTTCATTTGAATTTTGAGGTGAATGCGCTCCTCGTCCAAACGGACAGCATTCGGAAGATCGTGCAGGATTTTGAGCGGGACCTGTTGTCTACCAAGCTGATTGAGCGTAAGGCTTTTATGAAGAAAAAGATTTTTGTCCGGATCATGGAATCTGCTGCACGGCTGATGTCTCCTCTGCTATAG
- a CDS encoding TetR/AcrR family transcriptional regulator, translating into MAVGKQGLLQAALCRFALDGYAGASLKDIAEEAGIKKPSIYAHFQGKDDLFLHVLEHCVIKVKRKIRRFYLHQLDEPLSQRLKGLLSFLQDSYHQDRDTQFLLRTFYFPPQELYAEVLSRGNPFLDGMEQMLTLELGREIQNRGSSLIEPAHAATAYMTLADGVLLDMLYEIPERSRRRLELSWPVYWKGIQR; encoded by the coding sequence ATGGCAGTTGGCAAACAAGGACTGCTTCAGGCTGCACTCTGCCGGTTTGCTCTAGACGGCTATGCTGGAGCCTCTCTCAAAGATATCGCCGAGGAAGCTGGAATTAAGAAGCCCTCTATTTATGCTCACTTCCAAGGGAAGGATGACTTGTTCCTCCATGTGCTGGAGCATTGCGTCATCAAGGTGAAGCGCAAGATTAGGCGCTTCTATCTTCACCAGCTGGATGAACCGCTTTCCCAGCGGCTAAAGGGGCTACTCTCCTTCCTGCAGGACAGCTATCATCAGGACCGGGATACTCAGTTTCTGCTCCGCACCTTCTATTTCCCTCCGCAGGAGCTGTATGCCGAGGTGCTGAGCCGGGGAAATCCCTTTCTGGATGGAATGGAGCAGATGCTTACCCTAGAGCTGGGCAGAGAGATACAGAACCGGGGATCTTCATTAATCGAACCTGCCCATGCCGCAACCGCCTATATGACGCTCGCGGATGGCGTTCTGCTCGATATGCTGTATGAAATTCCTGAACGCTCGCGCCGAAGACTAGAATTGTCTTGGCCTGTATATTGGAAGGGAATTCAGCGCTAA
- the prmC gene encoding peptide chain release factor N(5)-glutamine methyltransferase, which yields MNISEALKEASSFLAEAGIWEAESNARLLLGNLLGQSPAAFLAAQREPFPAEHKAAWEAAVTRKAAGEPAQYIIGEQEFYGLPFKVSPTVLIPRPETELLVERIAELGQRLWPGGSPAAADIGTGSGAIAAALKSLRPAWQVTATDISPAALEVARDNARRLELDIAFKQGNLLEPLAGEAPDLIVSNPPYIPARDIEGLQTEVRDYEPRSALDGGADGLDPYRVMMEQLPLLKAPPRLIGFELGMGQAGDVAELLRRAGHWTEIEIIKDYAGIERHVIGIDL from the coding sequence ATGAATATATCAGAAGCCCTTAAGGAGGCTTCTTCTTTTTTGGCGGAGGCCGGCATCTGGGAGGCTGAATCCAATGCCCGGTTGCTGCTCGGGAATTTGCTTGGCCAGTCGCCGGCGGCCTTCCTGGCGGCCCAGCGAGAGCCGTTCCCGGCGGAGCACAAGGCCGCCTGGGAAGCAGCGGTAACCCGCAAGGCTGCGGGGGAACCGGCGCAGTATATTATCGGGGAGCAGGAGTTTTATGGGCTCCCCTTCAAAGTCAGCCCGACTGTGCTGATTCCGCGTCCCGAGACAGAGCTGCTCGTCGAGCGCATCGCGGAGCTGGGACAGCGGCTGTGGCCGGGCGGATCTCCCGCTGCTGCCGATATCGGCACCGGCAGCGGGGCTATTGCGGCGGCGCTGAAGTCGCTGCGCCCCGCTTGGCAAGTGACGGCGACGGATATCTCGCCGGCCGCGCTGGAGGTGGCGCGGGACAATGCGCGCCGCCTGGAGCTGGACATTGCGTTCAAGCAGGGGAACCTGCTTGAACCGCTGGCAGGCGAAGCGCCGGACCTGATTGTGTCTAACCCGCCCTATATCCCGGCACGGGATATTGAAGGGCTGCAGACCGAGGTCCGGGATTACGAGCCTCGCTCGGCACTTGATGGCGGCGCGGACGGCCTGGACCCGTACCGGGTGATGATGGAGCAGCTGCCGCTGCTCAAAGCACCGCCCCGGCTCATCGGCTTTGAGCTTGGGATGGGCCAAGCGGGCGATGTGGCCGAGCTGTTGAGACGGGCCGGACACTGGACTGAGATTGAGATCATCAAGGACTATGCAGGAATTGAACGCCATGTCATTGGAATAGACCTTTAG
- a CDS encoding DMT family transporter: MAWLALVLAGGCEVLGVIGIKRVTLRRDLLSYLLLFGSFVGSFSLLSFAMKTLPMGTAYAVWTGIGTVGSTLVGMLLFGEPKEARRLLCIALILGAAVGLKLIS, from the coding sequence ATGGCCTGGTTAGCTCTTGTACTTGCAGGAGGCTGTGAGGTGCTCGGCGTAATTGGTATCAAGCGAGTGACGCTTCGGCGTGACCTGTTGTCCTATCTCCTATTGTTCGGTTCCTTCGTCGGCAGCTTCTCCCTGCTCTCCTTCGCCATGAAGACACTGCCGATGGGAACGGCCTATGCCGTATGGACAGGCATCGGAACCGTCGGCAGTACCCTTGTCGGCATGCTGCTCTTCGGCGAGCCTAAAGAAGCGCGCCGTCTGCTGTGCATCGCCTTGATTCTGGGAGCTGCCGTCGGGCTCAAGCTGATCTCTTAA
- a CDS encoding FtsW/RodA/SpoVE family cell cycle protein, with translation MLTKFKKIDFTVVFILVLLMCASIAVIYSATNGTKYDGYHIRMARYYILGFVAFFGMSLLNYRFIVKYALYVYLFGIALLIIVMVAGREYYNATGWLSIGGFSFQPAELFKLVLTIALAALLLRKRKVKLQFWRDVVPLGMVTLVPFVMVMGQNDLGNALSYLVILAGILWVGNIKYIHALIAAVLIGGAVFGGIKAYVNYHDEAYAFMKSIHREHWLKRIDPWLMPDQANKDDAYQTRSGKLAIASGGMTGKGYLKGDGTQRVPLTYSDSIFVVIAEEFGFIGSSILLLLYFILIHRMILISLEAKERSGPYIIVGVVAMLLYQIFENIGMFIGLMPLTGITLPFISFGGTSILINMASLGLVMSIRLYGQEDDEQLEVAKTAAASHG, from the coding sequence ATGCTAACCAAATTCAAGAAGATCGATTTTACCGTTGTATTTATTTTGGTTCTGCTCATGTGCGCTAGTATTGCTGTAATTTACAGTGCAACGAACGGTACCAAGTATGACGGGTATCACATCCGAATGGCGAGGTATTATATACTCGGATTTGTAGCTTTTTTTGGAATGTCGCTTCTGAATTATCGGTTTATTGTGAAATACGCGCTTTACGTCTATTTGTTCGGTATAGCTTTGCTGATCATTGTAATGGTTGCCGGTAGGGAGTATTACAACGCCACAGGCTGGCTGAGTATCGGCGGTTTCAGCTTTCAGCCGGCTGAGCTGTTCAAGCTTGTGCTGACGATTGCCCTGGCGGCCTTGCTGCTGCGCAAGAGGAAGGTCAAGCTCCAGTTCTGGAGGGATGTTGTACCGCTGGGAATGGTGACTTTAGTGCCCTTTGTTATGGTTATGGGCCAGAATGACTTGGGCAATGCGCTGAGTTATTTGGTCATCCTGGCGGGGATTCTATGGGTAGGCAATATTAAGTACATCCATGCCCTCATTGCTGCTGTTCTGATTGGCGGTGCGGTCTTCGGCGGCATCAAGGCCTATGTGAACTATCATGATGAAGCTTATGCCTTCATGAAGAGCATTCACCGTGAGCACTGGCTGAAGCGGATCGATCCTTGGCTTATGCCGGACCAAGCTAACAAGGATGATGCCTATCAGACGCGCAGCGGTAAGCTTGCGATTGCTTCCGGCGGGATGACAGGAAAGGGCTATCTGAAAGGGGACGGAACTCAGCGGGTGCCGCTCACTTATTCTGATTCCATTTTTGTAGTCATTGCAGAGGAATTCGGTTTTATAGGTTCATCGATTTTACTGCTCTTATATTTTATATTGATTCATAGAATGATCTTAATCTCCCTGGAGGCTAAGGAACGAAGCGGGCCCTACATCATTGTAGGAGTCGTAGCGATGCTGCTGTATCAAATATTCGAAAATATCGGTATGTTTATCGGCTTGATGCCGCTGACAGGAATTACTCTTCCCTTTATCAGCTTCGGAGGAACGTCCATTCTGATTAATATGGCCAGCCTGGGTCTGGTCATGAGTATCAGACTGTATGGACAGGAGGACGACGAGCAGCTGGAGGTGGCTAAGACGGCTGCAGCCTCGCACGGTTGA
- a CDS encoding DMT family transporter, whose translation MNRNWLYVFIGGLIEIVWVSGLKHADVWWEWVLTAAAIATSFWLIIEASKRLPVGTVYAVFTGLGTAGTVVAEMLFFGEPFRWSKTLLIALLLGGVVGLKLMTDQSEKEVTS comes from the coding sequence ATGAACCGCAATTGGCTTTATGTATTTATCGGCGGCCTGATTGAAATCGTCTGGGTATCAGGCCTTAAGCATGCCGATGTCTGGTGGGAGTGGGTCCTGACGGCCGCCGCGATCGCCACCAGCTTCTGGCTTATTATTGAAGCTTCCAAGCGTCTCCCTGTAGGGACGGTCTATGCCGTCTTTACCGGACTGGGGACGGCCGGAACGGTTGTAGCTGAAATGCTCTTCTTCGGCGAACCGTTCCGCTGGTCCAAGACGCTCCTGATTGCCCTGCTGCTTGGCGGCGTTGTCGGACTTAAGCTCATGACAGATCAAAGTGAAAAGGAGGTGACCTCATAA
- the ychF gene encoding redox-regulated ATPase YchF produces the protein MALKAGIVGLPNVGKSTLFNAITQAGAESANYPFCTIDPNVGVVEVPDERLDKLTELVVPNKTVPTAFEFVDIAGLVRGASKGEGLGNKFLAHIREVDAIVHVVRCFEDENITHVDGKVNPVSDIQTINLELILADLDSVEKRIERSKKNMKGGNKQYAQEVEVLERVKEALYNDQPARSVELSEDDKAIVRDLHLLTLKPVLYAANVSEDGVSTADENPYVQQVIEFAKAENAEVVPISAKVEAEIAELEGEDKAMFLEELGLEESGLNRLIKAAYRLLGLYTYFTAGVQEVRAWTIRKGTKAPGAAGVIHSDFERGFIRAEVVSYDDLMAAGSMNAAKERGQLRLEGKDYVVQDGDVMHFRFNV, from the coding sequence ATGGCTTTGAAAGCAGGTATCGTGGGTCTTCCGAACGTCGGCAAATCCACACTGTTTAACGCAATTACACAAGCGGGTGCGGAATCCGCGAACTATCCGTTCTGTACGATCGACCCGAACGTGGGTGTCGTGGAAGTGCCGGATGAGCGTCTGGATAAGCTGACCGAGCTGGTTGTGCCGAACAAGACCGTACCGACCGCTTTTGAATTTGTAGATATTGCAGGCCTCGTGCGCGGAGCGAGCAAAGGGGAAGGCCTTGGGAACAAGTTCCTGGCCCACATCCGAGAGGTGGACGCTATCGTTCATGTGGTCCGCTGCTTTGAAGACGAGAACATTACCCATGTTGATGGTAAAGTAAATCCAGTCAGCGACATTCAGACGATTAATCTCGAGCTGATCCTGGCCGACTTGGACAGCGTAGAGAAGCGGATCGAGCGATCCAAGAAGAATATGAAGGGCGGCAATAAGCAGTATGCGCAGGAAGTGGAAGTGCTGGAGCGTGTGAAGGAAGCCCTTTACAACGACCAGCCAGCGCGCAGCGTAGAGCTCTCAGAAGATGATAAGGCGATTGTGCGCGACCTGCACCTTCTGACACTTAAGCCCGTATTATACGCTGCGAACGTCAGTGAAGACGGCGTAAGCACGGCGGATGAGAATCCTTATGTGCAGCAGGTAATAGAGTTCGCCAAGGCTGAGAATGCGGAAGTTGTGCCGATCAGTGCGAAGGTGGAAGCGGAAATCGCCGAATTGGAAGGTGAGGACAAGGCGATGTTCCTGGAAGAGCTGGGTCTTGAAGAATCCGGTCTGAACCGCCTTATTAAGGCGGCCTACCGTCTTCTTGGTTTGTACACTTACTTTACTGCAGGCGTGCAGGAAGTTCGTGCTTGGACCATCCGCAAGGGAACCAAGGCGCCGGGTGCAGCTGGCGTTATTCACAGTGACTTTGAACGCGGCTTTATCCGCGCCGAAGTGGTATCCTATGACGACTTGATGGCAGCAGGCTCCATGAATGCAGCGAAGGAACGAGGCCAGCTTCGTCTGGAAGGCAAAGACTATGTCGTGCAAGATGGAGATGTCATGCATTTCCGGTTTAACGTGTAA
- a CDS encoding FtsW/RodA/SpoVE family cell cycle protein, translating into MIPKFKKMDWPIVFILAVFMILSILLVHSGIAAWPSFKGADKRMLYYYILGFAVFFGVAIVDYRVLFKYYLYILGFGLALLVLVIFIGGTVNGAQGWLKVPVIGLSLQPAELFKLILIITLTSLLVRKYNARLLFWRNVVPLTLATMIPFGLVMIQNDMGNALSYLVILLGLLWVGNLKYSHALILLVVMAATIIVGIKSYVTFHDQIEAAVKGTSREHWLQRIDPWLMPEKASKDAAYHTRNAKLAIASGGLMGKGYMKGDSVQNARVPYTYSDSIFVVVGEEFGFIGASVLLLLYFILIHRMILISLETRDRRGPFLIVGIVAMFLYQIFENIGMFIGLMPLTGITLPFISYGGTSLLINMMSMGIVMSVKLHGKDTEPEELPS; encoded by the coding sequence ATGATACCTAAGTTTAAGAAAATGGATTGGCCGATCGTCTTTATCCTGGCTGTGTTTATGATCCTCAGCATTCTTCTTGTGCACAGCGGCATTGCCGCATGGCCGTCTTTTAAAGGGGCGGACAAGAGGATGTTATATTACTACATTTTGGGCTTTGCTGTCTTCTTCGGGGTCGCGATCGTCGACTACCGTGTCTTATTCAAATACTATCTCTATATTCTGGGCTTCGGCCTGGCCCTCTTGGTTCTGGTTATTTTCATCGGGGGGACAGTGAATGGTGCGCAGGGATGGCTTAAAGTTCCGGTTATCGGCCTAAGTTTGCAGCCAGCGGAACTTTTTAAGCTGATCTTGATTATTACGCTGACCTCACTCTTGGTGCGTAAATATAATGCACGCCTTTTATTCTGGAGAAATGTTGTACCGTTAACGTTAGCTACGATGATTCCGTTCGGTCTGGTTATGATCCAGAACGATATGGGGAATGCCCTCTCGTATCTGGTTATTCTGCTCGGCCTGCTATGGGTAGGGAATCTGAAGTATTCCCATGCGCTGATCCTGCTTGTAGTGATGGCTGCCACGATCATCGTGGGCATCAAATCTTATGTCACATTCCATGATCAGATCGAGGCTGCTGTAAAAGGAACGAGTCGGGAGCATTGGCTGCAGCGGATTGATCCCTGGCTCATGCCTGAGAAGGCTTCTAAGGATGCGGCCTATCATACGAGAAACGCCAAGCTTGCCATCGCTTCAGGCGGCTTGATGGGTAAGGGCTATATGAAGGGGGATTCTGTTCAGAATGCCCGCGTACCTTATACGTATTCTGATTCCATCTTTGTCGTGGTCGGGGAGGAATTTGGCTTTATCGGCGCCTCGGTGCTGCTGCTGCTTTATTTTATATTGATTCACCGTATGATCCTGATCTCTCTGGAGACGCGTGACCGACGAGGGCCGTTCCTGATCGTGGGGATCGTGGCGATGTTTCTGTATCAAATCTTTGAGAACATCGGCATGTTTATCGGCCTGATGCCGCTGACCGGGATCACGCTGCCCTTCATCAGTTATGGCGGAACCTCGCTGCTGATCAATATGATGAGTATGGGAATTGTCATGAGTGTAAAGCTGCACGGCAAAGACACAGAACCAGAGGAATTGCCATCTTAA
- a CDS encoding TetR/AcrR family transcriptional regulator, translated as MADKATDRRKLILRTAMQLFAAKGASATSMQEIAELCGMSKGSLYLHFKSKEELEQSIYNYCYQMLEDRLAQVEQQKDSSPRDKLRIQIRVLLEQVLELREFLMMQLRDWLGSGKMPVEPGCVRENNLRLLHWGGAKLEIIYGAGIKPYIGELLFILNGMLGSYIRLLFMPNLPVSTEQMAKHLLTMLDESAAFMLRSKAAPLIPLSFLEAWGQHGPRLDAQPNRHPLFVIRQMKDELNVADADPELREEAAESLRILENELIELQPRKALLLGMLRNLRTIPALEERCNELETLIRLYR; from the coding sequence TTGGCAGACAAAGCTACAGACAGACGAAAACTCATTCTCCGAACAGCCATGCAGCTGTTCGCTGCCAAAGGCGCGTCAGCTACTTCAATGCAGGAAATTGCCGAGCTGTGCGGGATGTCCAAAGGAAGCCTATACCTGCATTTTAAGTCCAAGGAAGAGCTGGAGCAGAGCATTTACAATTACTGTTATCAGATGCTGGAAGACCGGCTCGCCCAGGTGGAACAGCAGAAGGATTCCTCGCCTCGCGACAAGCTTCGCATACAGATTCGCGTTCTGCTCGAGCAAGTGCTGGAGCTGCGTGAATTCCTGATGATGCAGCTCAGAGACTGGCTGGGCAGCGGGAAGATGCCCGTGGAACCGGGCTGTGTCCGCGAGAACAACCTGAGGCTGCTTCACTGGGGTGGCGCCAAGCTGGAGATCATCTATGGGGCTGGGATTAAGCCCTATATCGGGGAGCTGCTGTTCATCCTGAACGGCATGCTGGGCTCTTATATTCGGCTACTCTTCATGCCGAACCTACCCGTCAGCACGGAACAGATGGCGAAGCATCTGCTGACCATGCTGGATGAATCAGCTGCATTTATGCTGCGCAGCAAGGCGGCCCCGCTGATTCCCTTATCGTTCCTCGAAGCCTGGGGTCAGCATGGGCCGCGACTGGATGCTCAGCCGAACCGGCATCCGCTGTTCGTCATCCGGCAGATGAAGGATGAACTGAATGTAGCCGATGCAGACCCTGAGCTTCGTGAGGAGGCCGCAGAGTCGTTACGCATTCTGGAGAATGAGCTGATCGAGCTTCAGCCAAGAAAAGCCCTTCTGCTTGGTATGCTCCGCAATCTGCGGACGATTCCTGCTCTTGAGGAGCGCTGCAATGAGCTGGAGACTTTGATTCGCCTGTACCGGTAA